Below is a window of Alkalidesulfovibrio alkalitolerans DSM 16529 DNA.
ACGCTCCCTCGGACAGGCGACCCCGGTCCTGGTCGCCTGTCTGGGGAGCAAGGCGCAAGCCAAGGCGCAACTCGACGCGGTCGGCGATGTCGCCAGGCGCTTCGGTCCGAGCCTTCAGGTCTACGCCGTGGACGAAGAGGAACTGCCTGGCATGAGGGGAAGGCT
It encodes the following:
- a CDS encoding thioredoxin family protein, which encodes MPDVLRGLDIGARSLGQATPVLVACLGSKAQAKAQLDAVGDVARRFGPSLQVYAVDEEELPGMRGRLGLHGTPTFLLFWGGRERDRFVGEAESMALERFVRHALGKDAS